In Dreissena polymorpha isolate Duluth1 chromosome 11, UMN_Dpol_1.0, whole genome shotgun sequence, the genomic window TCACAATTATTTTCAGCGTTTTCCTTTTTCAGGTAGGCTAGCATGGCGTCGACCATCAAGACTGAGCGCTCCGTATCATTAACGCAGGAGAATGTGGGCGTCAATTTAAAGGACGCCGCAGACGTTTCCGCCGCCGTCTCGAATGTTCTGAAGTTTCGGCGGATGACCATCGGGGGCAATCTGGCCCCTTCCATCTCCAACCAGGAGACACCAACTGAGTCCCCAGGCGCCAGAAGAAAAAGTTCGATCTCTTTCAAGGGCCTCTCTCAGAGCTTTACGAGCATGATTAAGTTCAGGAAAATGTCCGTATTGCAAGCGGCCGCCCCGGAAAAGCCTAAAATTAAATGCGAGAACACGTACAAGCTCGGACCGGATGCGGGTAATACTTTTAAGACGACGGCGGTGGAAAAGAAGACGTACGAAGTGCTGGTAAACGAATTGAAGACCACGAGATATGACGCCAATACGGCCGGTCGCATCGCCTGTCGTCTCTCGAACATCGTGAAGAACGAGATCAAGAGCCTTAACATGCCGCGTCACCGGCTGATCTGCCAGGTGGTGATCACGGAAGTTCGGGGACAGGATATGGAGGCTGCTAGCCGCTGCCTCTGGGACGACAAGAGCGATAACTACGCATGCGTCTCTTACAAGAACGACACCTTGCTGGCGATTGCGATGGTCTACGGAGTGTACATGGACTAACATTTCATTCAGTCTTCGCTGTCTTTGTTTTAAACATAGGATAAtatcaaatacaaaattaaattgcaTATGTTAGCttagtttatattttatgatatgcTAAAAATCCTATACGATactgatttttgttgttttttattttttttttgttaatttgtgcTTCTTTTCTTCATTTACAACATTGAGGTCTTACTTATCATCCATGATTTATAGCAATGTTcgttgtatttattgtatttaatgtaCTGTATATACACCGAAACATATGATATCACTCATTGGTGTGTTTTTTctatttaatgtataaaatgtatggtTTATTTACGACCGAATATTTTCTTCATATCGGCACAAATATCAATGAAAGTTTTTCAAAGTGTTGATATTTGCAACATCAAATTTGATATCACTATCTATATACGCCACATGTATGAAGCAATCATGATGACACTTGGTCCGaatagtttttgttttgacaatatctaAGCCAAGTTTGAATACGGGTCAGCTGTGTCGCATAACTTGGTCAGCAAGTCAAACCTGGATTATATCGGGTGGATTTTCCTGAAGATACATCTTGGGCTCAATTTTGCTGAATCTTATAGACAACAATATGGACCTAACAGCACGATGTACCGGATGTTGAATCGTGCAAATATGGTCAAGATTAAAAGAAACAGCGTCGCAGTTCCAATAGGTTGCCATCGTATTTGACAGTTTCACATATCAGTCAAGTTTGGATGTGACAACCAATGAGGCGTAATATTTCCTCTGCCGGAAACCAATATGTTCGGGTTGCC contains:
- the LOC127849716 gene encoding dynein light chain Tctex-type protein 2B-like gives rise to the protein MASTIKTERSVSLTQENVGVNLKDAADVSAAVSNVLKFRRMTIGGNLAPSISNQETPTESPGARRKSSISFKGLSQSFTSMIKFRKMSVLQAAAPEKPKIKCENTYKLGPDAGNTFKTTAVEKKTYEVLVNELKTTRYDANTAGRIACRLSNIVKNEIKSLNMPRHRLICQVVITEVRGQDMEAASRCLWDDKSDNYACVSYKNDTLLAIAMVYGVYMD